A window of the Lysinibacillus irui genome harbors these coding sequences:
- the ilvD gene encoding dihydroxy-acid dehydratase — translation MRSDMIKVGVDRAPHRSLLYATGKVKAKDLGKPFIGVCNSYIDIIPGHVHLRTFADVVKEAIIEAGGIPFEFNTIGVDDGIAMGHIGMRYSLPSREIIADSAETVINAHWFDGVFYIPNCDKITPGMLMAAVRTNVPSIFVSGGPMEAGTSATGKQLSLTSVFEGVGAHKSGKMSAEELLDIENNACPTCGSCSGMFTANSMNCLMEMLGVALPGNGTIVATSEERHQLIKEAAKQLIRMVKEDIKPRDIITKEAIDDAFALDMAMGGSTNTVLHTLAIANEAEIDYNIEDINKVAERVPYLAKIMPASDISMDDINKAGGVSAIINELTTIPGAIHPDRPTVAGVTMGELVKDYHITNDQVIRTKDNPYSAVGGLSVLFGNIAPDGSVIKVGAVDPSIQVFKGEAIVFDSQEAAQENIDNGTVKEGHVVVIRYEGPKGGPGMPEMLAPTSAIQGRGLGTKVALITDGRFSGASRGISIGHISPEAAEGGPIALVENGDIIEIDLPNRTINLQVSDEVLAERRAKLPVFEPKIKRGWLARYSKLVTNASTGGVMKI, via the coding sequence ATGAGAAGTGACATGATTAAAGTAGGCGTAGATCGAGCGCCACATCGAAGTCTTTTATATGCAACAGGCAAAGTAAAAGCAAAAGATTTAGGCAAACCATTTATTGGGGTTTGTAACTCTTATATCGACATAATACCAGGTCACGTTCATTTACGTACGTTCGCTGATGTAGTGAAAGAAGCTATTATTGAAGCGGGTGGTATTCCATTCGAATTTAATACAATTGGTGTCGATGATGGTATTGCAATGGGGCATATTGGGATGCGTTATTCATTACCTAGTCGTGAAATTATAGCAGACTCAGCTGAGACGGTTATTAATGCACACTGGTTTGATGGTGTTTTTTATATTCCAAACTGTGACAAAATTACACCTGGTATGCTTATGGCAGCGGTTCGTACGAATGTACCATCTATCTTTGTTTCGGGTGGTCCAATGGAGGCCGGTACCTCTGCTACAGGTAAGCAGCTTTCCCTCACATCAGTTTTTGAAGGAGTAGGGGCTCATAAATCAGGGAAAATGTCAGCTGAAGAGCTGTTAGATATTGAAAATAATGCATGTCCAACATGTGGTTCATGCTCAGGTATGTTTACAGCAAACTCCATGAACTGCTTAATGGAAATGCTAGGTGTCGCATTACCAGGGAATGGTACAATCGTAGCTACTTCTGAAGAGCGTCACCAGCTGATTAAAGAAGCAGCTAAACAATTAATTCGTATGGTAAAAGAAGATATTAAGCCACGCGATATTATTACAAAAGAAGCTATTGATGATGCATTTGCTCTTGATATGGCAATGGGTGGCTCAACAAACACTGTTCTTCATACATTAGCCATTGCGAATGAAGCAGAAATAGACTATAACATTGAAGATATTAATAAAGTAGCGGAACGCGTACCGTATTTAGCAAAAATTATGCCTGCTTCGGATATTTCAATGGATGACATCAATAAAGCCGGTGGAGTTAGCGCTATTATTAACGAATTAACAACGATTCCAGGTGCTATTCACCCAGATCGTCCTACAGTTGCAGGAGTGACAATGGGAGAACTTGTTAAAGATTATCACATCACGAATGATCAAGTCATTCGAACAAAAGACAATCCATATAGTGCTGTAGGTGGGTTATCCGTATTATTCGGTAACATCGCACCGGATGGTTCTGTTATTAAAGTAGGGGCGGTTGATCCTTCCATCCAAGTATTCAAAGGCGAAGCAATCGTTTTTGATTCACAAGAAGCAGCCCAAGAGAATATTGATAATGGAACAGTTAAAGAGGGCCATGTAGTCGTCATTCGCTACGAGGGACCTAAAGGTGGCCCGGGGATGCCAGAAATGCTTGCACCTACCTCTGCGATTCAAGGTCGTGGTCTTGGTACAAAGGTTGCTTTAATCACAGATGGTCGTTTCTCAGGAGCATCTCGAGGTATTTCAATTGGACATATTTCACCAGAAGCAGCTGAAGGTGGTCCAATCGCTTTAGTTGAAAATGGAGATATTATTGAAATTGATCTACCAAATCGTACGATTAATTTACAAGTTTCAGATGAAGTTTTAGCTGAACGTCGTGCAAAATTACCAGTCTTTGAGCCAAAAATTAAACGAGGTTGGCTAGCAAGATATTCAAAATTAGTGACGAACGCCTCAACTGGCGGCGTAATGAAAATTTAA